A single region of the Rhodanobacter sp. LX-99 genome encodes:
- a CDS encoding M3 family metallopeptidase: MKHPIALALAIALSGSMAACTDAGSGKSESATSQAQTDKVAADAGNPFFSESPLPLHYPQFDKIKDSDFAPGFDRGMAEHLKEVQAIAGNAEAPTFDNTIVALEKSGQILSRTSTVFFSLVGVDTNDARKALQAEYAPKLAAHRDAISLDPKLFARIRQLYDTRDSLGLDAEGVRLVERYHTDFVRAGAKLSDADKAHLKEINGELAKLGTTFSQNVLAEVNDSAVVVDTKEELAGLTDEQIGAAAAAAKAKGPDGKYVIALLNTTGQPPQAQLHNRALRQRLHEASIARGSRGNAYDNTAIVAQVLKLRAEKATMLGYPTYAAYVLADETAKTPEAVNAMLTKLAPPAVANAKHEGAAIQAMIDKEQAARGEPTFALQPWDWAYYTEKVRAEKYDFDESQLKPYLEMKNVLENGVFYAAGQLYGLSFKQRTDLPVYDPDVLVYDVYNADGSQLAIFLADMYARPSKRGGAWMNSYVEQSALTGNLPVVANHLNITKPASGPTLLTWDEVTTTFHEFGHALHGMFSNVKYPYFSGTSVPRDFVEFPSQVNEMWSDWPSVLANYARHYQTGAPMPKELLDKVLAASKFNQGFATTEYLGSAMLDQSLHQAGADKIPAAAGVTAFEAAALKANGTDYAPVPPRYRTPYFSHIMGGYAAGYYAYIWSEVLDANTVEWIKANGGLTRANGDRFRATLLSQGGSKDALQLFRDFTGQEPKIEPLLKRRGLDGAVD, from the coding sequence ATGAAGCATCCCATCGCGCTGGCCCTGGCCATTGCCCTGTCCGGCTCCATGGCCGCCTGCACCGATGCCGGCAGCGGCAAGAGCGAATCCGCCACGTCGCAGGCGCAGACCGATAAGGTCGCCGCCGACGCCGGCAATCCGTTCTTCAGCGAAAGCCCGCTGCCGCTGCACTACCCGCAGTTCGACAAGATCAAGGACAGCGATTTCGCGCCCGGCTTCGACCGCGGCATGGCCGAGCACCTGAAGGAAGTCCAGGCGATCGCCGGCAACGCCGAGGCGCCGACGTTCGACAACACCATCGTCGCGCTGGAGAAATCCGGGCAGATCCTCAGCCGCACCTCGACCGTGTTTTTCAGCCTGGTCGGCGTGGACACCAACGACGCGCGCAAGGCGCTGCAGGCCGAGTACGCGCCGAAGCTGGCCGCGCATCGCGACGCGATCTCGCTGGACCCGAAGCTGTTCGCGCGCATCCGGCAGCTGTACGACACGCGCGACAGCCTGGGCCTGGACGCCGAGGGCGTGCGCCTGGTCGAGCGCTACCACACCGACTTCGTGCGCGCCGGCGCCAAGCTGTCCGACGCCGACAAGGCGCACCTGAAGGAGATCAACGGCGAGCTGGCGAAGCTGGGCACGACGTTCAGCCAGAACGTGCTGGCCGAGGTGAACGATTCCGCCGTGGTGGTCGACACGAAGGAAGAACTCGCCGGCCTCACCGACGAGCAGATCGGCGCTGCCGCTGCCGCCGCGAAGGCGAAGGGCCCGGACGGCAAGTACGTGATCGCCCTGCTCAACACCACCGGGCAACCGCCGCAAGCCCAGTTGCACAACCGCGCGCTGCGTCAGCGCCTGCATGAGGCGTCGATCGCCCGCGGCAGCCGCGGCAACGCCTACGACAACACCGCGATCGTGGCGCAGGTGCTGAAGCTGCGCGCCGAGAAGGCGACCATGCTCGGCTATCCCACCTACGCCGCCTACGTGCTGGCCGACGAGACGGCGAAGACGCCCGAAGCGGTCAACGCCATGCTGACCAAGCTGGCGCCGCCGGCGGTGGCGAATGCGAAGCACGAGGGCGCGGCGATCCAGGCGATGATCGACAAGGAGCAGGCGGCCAGGGGCGAGCCGACGTTCGCGCTGCAGCCGTGGGACTGGGCGTACTACACCGAGAAGGTGCGCGCCGAGAAGTACGACTTCGACGAGAGCCAGCTGAAGCCCTACCTGGAGATGAAGAACGTGTTGGAGAACGGCGTGTTCTACGCCGCCGGCCAGCTCTACGGGCTCAGCTTCAAGCAGCGCACCGACCTGCCGGTCTACGATCCGGACGTGCTGGTGTACGACGTGTACAACGCCGACGGCAGCCAGCTGGCGATCTTCCTCGCCGACATGTACGCGCGCCCGTCCAAGCGCGGCGGCGCGTGGATGAACTCCTACGTCGAGCAGTCCGCGTTGACCGGCAACCTGCCGGTGGTGGCCAACCACCTCAACATCACCAAGCCGGCCAGCGGCCCGACCCTGCTGACCTGGGACGAGGTGACCACGACGTTCCACGAGTTCGGCCACGCGCTGCACGGCATGTTCTCGAACGTGAAGTACCCGTACTTCAGCGGCACCAGCGTGCCGCGCGACTTCGTGGAGTTCCCGTCGCAGGTCAACGAGATGTGGTCCGACTGGCCCAGCGTGCTGGCGAACTACGCCAGGCACTACCAGACCGGCGCGCCGATGCCGAAGGAGCTGCTGGACAAGGTGCTGGCCGCCTCGAAGTTCAACCAGGGCTTCGCCACCACCGAGTACCTCGGTTCGGCGATGCTCGACCAGAGCCTGCACCAGGCCGGAGCGGACAAGATCCCCGCCGCCGCCGGCGTGACGGCGTTCGAGGCCGCCGCGCTGAAGGCGAACGGCACCGACTACGCGCCGGTGCCGCCGCGCTACCGCACGCCGTACTTCAGCCACATCATGGGCGGCTACGCGGCCGGCTACTACGCCTACATCTGGTCGGAAGTGCTGGACGCCAACACGGTGGAGTGGATCAAGGCCAACGGCGGCCTCACCCGCGCCAACGGCGACCGCTTCCGCGCCACCCTGCTCTCGCAGGGTGGCAGCAAGGACGCACTGCAGCTGTTCCGCGACTTCACCGGCCAGGAACCGAAGATCGAACCGCTGCTCAAGCGGCGCGGACTGGACGGCGCGGTCGACTGA
- a CDS encoding ABC transporter permease has product MITLLAFGVSACMVSYAVFRATTSDPLPAKSSRLYWPLIDNVGPSYNDQGEPHWSLSYTDAIALWQARKASRQTLVYAATWQVESDNPSIPAMSLSGDAVTADFFSMFDVPFRFGGGWVADDDARHATVAVISRHLNEMLFDGQNSVGQEIRLDGQIFRIGGVLEDWNPRPRFFDAGSHGTVYNFDDAGDIYIPFTRATDMKKDSKVVFCPTASWQSDTSHWDAYLHSECDRIDAWVELATPADADRYREYLRNYAAEQQRLGRFSWPPNIRLRNLTDTIEYWQVTPRASTLSMLVSASFLLIVLVNVVGLMLARFMRRASEIGIRRALGASRAAIYRQFLIEAATMGCVGGLLGAALTLLGVWGAGGLFEPNVARLVHVDTSLISLTVLVAIAATVISALYPTWRAAQTQPAWQIKIN; this is encoded by the coding sequence GTGATCACGCTGCTGGCTTTTGGCGTGTCGGCCTGCATGGTGTCCTATGCCGTGTTCCGTGCGACCACGAGCGACCCACTCCCCGCCAAGTCTTCCCGGCTTTACTGGCCGCTGATCGACAATGTTGGTCCGTCCTACAACGATCAGGGCGAACCGCATTGGTCGCTGAGCTACACCGATGCGATCGCGCTGTGGCAGGCACGCAAGGCGAGCCGGCAAACGCTGGTCTACGCCGCAACATGGCAAGTGGAATCGGATAATCCATCGATTCCAGCCATGTCGTTGAGTGGCGATGCGGTGACCGCCGATTTCTTCTCGATGTTCGATGTGCCATTTCGCTTTGGCGGCGGGTGGGTGGCGGATGACGATGCACGGCACGCCACTGTGGCTGTCATCAGTCGGCACTTGAACGAAATGCTGTTTGACGGACAAAACAGTGTTGGGCAGGAGATCCGGCTGGATGGCCAAATCTTCCGGATCGGCGGTGTGCTGGAGGACTGGAATCCGAGGCCCCGCTTTTTTGACGCCGGCAGTCATGGAACTGTCTACAATTTCGATGACGCGGGGGATATCTACATCCCGTTCACCCGCGCGACCGACATGAAGAAGGACAGCAAAGTCGTCTTTTGCCCGACGGCGTCATGGCAATCGGATACGTCCCACTGGGATGCCTACCTGCACAGCGAATGTGACCGGATCGATGCCTGGGTGGAGCTGGCGACACCCGCCGACGCGGATCGCTACCGCGAATACCTACGCAACTATGCCGCTGAGCAGCAACGCCTCGGGCGCTTCTCGTGGCCGCCCAACATACGCCTGCGCAATCTGACGGACACGATTGAGTACTGGCAGGTCACGCCCAGGGCATCCACCTTGTCCATGCTGGTCTCTGCCAGCTTTCTGCTGATCGTTCTGGTCAACGTCGTCGGGCTCATGCTTGCCCGATTCATGCGGCGAGCATCGGAAATCGGCATTCGCCGAGCCTTGGGTGCTTCGCGAGCGGCCATCTACCGGCAGTTCCTGATCGAGGCGGCCACCATGGGGTGCGTCGGCGGCCTGCTCGGCGCGGCACTGACACTACTGGGTGTATGGGGCGCCGGGGGGCTTTTCGAGCCAAACGTTGCACGCCTCGTACATGTGGATACCTCACTGATCTCGTTGACTGTGCTGGTCGCCATCGCTGCCACGGTGATTTCCGCCCTGTACCCGACGTGGCGCGCGGCGCAAACCCAGCCCGCCTGGCAAATCAAGATCAATTGA
- a CDS encoding FtsX-like permease family protein, with protein sequence MALTRTFMQLRPIVAALGRHKVATALIVLQVALTLAVASNAMFIVATRIVHLSRPTSTDEAHLFVIRNGWKMGQTAAQINANIRADLDTLRNVAGVHDVFSSQGFPLEGYNVDIVTHLKLDPDQKTNAQLVTFFASDEHAIDTLGISLVAGRNFRPDEITAIGPNDKMSPSGIIITRSLADKLFPDGSALGKTVYLPGGPAAIIGIVASLQGPLKNSRTMDGFTVLVPMHFVDPVGVVYMVRTDSTDMKPVIAASLKALQMRGGIRIIAPKGGAVTMAQVRERAYADDRSVAMLMSIVCGLLLLATAGGIVGLSSFWVGQRRRQIGIRRSLGATAGDILGYFHTENFLIVSGGIVLGALLAFLANLGLMHVYELPRMPLYVPALGALLLWLLGQLAVWGPARYAAKVPPVVAIRTE encoded by the coding sequence ATGGCACTCACCAGAACATTCATGCAGCTGCGCCCGATCGTTGCTGCACTGGGTCGACACAAGGTGGCCACCGCGCTCATCGTGCTACAGGTGGCCCTGACGCTGGCGGTGGCATCCAACGCCATGTTTATCGTGGCAACGCGCATCGTCCATCTATCTCGCCCTACCAGTACGGACGAAGCTCATCTCTTCGTTATCCGTAACGGGTGGAAGATGGGTCAGACGGCGGCCCAGATCAATGCGAATATTCGCGCCGATCTGGATACCCTGCGTAATGTCGCAGGCGTGCATGACGTGTTTTCCAGCCAGGGGTTTCCGCTGGAGGGATACAACGTCGATATCGTTACACACCTAAAGCTCGACCCGGACCAGAAGACAAACGCGCAATTGGTTACGTTCTTTGCTTCCGACGAGCACGCGATCGATACGCTGGGCATATCGCTGGTGGCTGGGCGCAATTTTCGTCCCGATGAAATCACCGCTATCGGCCCCAACGACAAGATGTCTCCTTCAGGCATCATCATCACCCGCAGTCTTGCCGACAAGCTGTTTCCCGATGGTTCGGCCTTGGGCAAGACGGTTTATCTGCCGGGTGGGCCTGCCGCCATCATCGGTATCGTCGCCAGCCTGCAGGGGCCGCTAAAAAATTCGAGAACCATGGATGGATTTACTGTGCTGGTCCCGATGCACTTTGTCGATCCTGTGGGCGTTGTCTACATGGTGCGCACCGACTCCACGGACATGAAGCCGGTGATCGCGGCCTCGCTGAAAGCACTCCAGATGCGCGGAGGCATTCGCATCATCGCCCCGAAAGGAGGGGCCGTGACCATGGCTCAGGTACGTGAGCGCGCGTATGCGGACGATCGTAGCGTGGCGATGCTGATGAGCATCGTCTGCGGCTTGCTGCTGCTGGCCACGGCGGGCGGCATCGTTGGGCTGAGCAGCTTCTGGGTTGGCCAGCGCCGCAGACAGATCGGCATCCGCCGTTCGCTCGGTGCAACAGCGGGCGATATCCTTGGTTACTTCCATACCGAGAATTTCCTGATCGTCAGCGGTGGCATCGTGCTCGGAGCGTTGCTTGCGTTCCTTGCGAATCTTGGCCTTATGCATGTCTACGAATTGCCACGCATGCCACTTTACGTGCCAGCGCTGGGTGCGCTGCTGTTGTGGCTGCTCGGCCAACTGGCCGTATGGGGACCGGCACGCTATGCCGCCAAGGTGCCGCCCGTGGTCGCGATTCGCACAGAGTGA
- a CDS encoding YbaN family protein, producing MSTPRPAAPEPRRARLVRWLLFAFGALSLALAVLGMVLPVLPTVPFLLLTAACWSRASPRWHRWLLSRPRLGPAIARWERERTIPRRAKWSAVALIVPSMTASIWLVRDHAWLPWALAGVAVPVIVFILCLRETRDGA from the coding sequence TTGTCCACACCGCGCCCCGCCGCCCCCGAACCACGCCGCGCTCGCCTCGTGCGCTGGCTGCTGTTCGCGTTTGGCGCGCTGTCGCTGGCGCTGGCCGTGCTCGGCATGGTGCTACCGGTGCTGCCCACGGTGCCGTTCCTGCTGCTGACGGCGGCCTGCTGGTCGCGGGCGTCGCCGCGCTGGCATCGCTGGTTGTTGTCGCGGCCGCGGCTGGGGCCGGCGATCGCGCGCTGGGAGCGCGAGCGCACGATTCCGCGGCGGGCCAAGTGGAGTGCGGTCGCGCTGATCGTGCCGTCGATGACCGCGTCGATCTGGCTGGTGCGCGATCACGCGTGGCTGCCGTGGGCGCTGGCGGGCGTGGCCGTGCCGGTGATCGTGTTCATCCTGTGCCTGCGGGAAACGCGCGACGGCGCGTGA
- a CDS encoding acyltransferase gives MHRLPGLDLLRAIAIVWVMLFHSYIVGGLGPDFAWLSRYGWAGVDIFFVLSGFLIGTQVLRPLQRGERLSFGGFYARRAWRILPAFAVVLALYVFFPALREAPGLQPWWQFATFTLNLLIDYTHNQAFSHAWSLCVEEHFYLVFPLLAWWLTRRPSAWKCVGVCAGVVVLGIVLRSAVWLHDAAIEPPRNWFIEDIYYPTWMRLDGLLAGVMLAALRVFRAQAWARWQMRSNAVLLGGLAVSCLAFWLFRERTGLLANALGWPLLSFGFGLLVFAGADRHSLIGRWRVPGAGWLAGVSYSLYLSHKIAFHLVQVTFGAALQGQRALAFATYALAVLLLGAALHYLVERPFLRLRERGRAPHVDNLGQPATAATD, from the coding sequence ATGCACCGTCTCCCGGGCCTCGACCTGCTGCGTGCCATCGCCATCGTGTGGGTGATGCTGTTCCACTCGTACATCGTCGGCGGGCTCGGCCCCGACTTCGCCTGGCTGTCGCGCTATGGCTGGGCCGGGGTGGACATCTTCTTCGTGCTCAGCGGCTTCCTGATCGGCACCCAGGTGCTGCGGCCGCTGCAGCGTGGCGAGCGGCTATCGTTCGGCGGGTTCTACGCGCGCCGGGCCTGGCGCATCCTGCCGGCATTCGCGGTGGTGCTGGCGCTTTACGTGTTTTTCCCGGCGCTGCGCGAAGCGCCAGGGCTGCAGCCGTGGTGGCAGTTCGCCACGTTCACGCTGAACCTGCTGATCGACTACACGCACAACCAGGCGTTCTCGCACGCGTGGTCGCTGTGCGTGGAAGAGCACTTCTACCTGGTCTTTCCGTTGCTGGCGTGGTGGCTGACGCGGCGTCCCTCGGCGTGGAAATGCGTGGGCGTGTGCGCGGGCGTGGTGGTGCTCGGCATCGTCCTGCGCAGTGCGGTGTGGCTGCACGACGCGGCGATCGAGCCGCCGCGCAACTGGTTCATCGAGGACATCTACTACCCGACCTGGATGCGTCTGGACGGCTTGCTGGCGGGTGTGATGCTGGCCGCGTTGCGGGTCTTCCGGGCGCAGGCCTGGGCGCGGTGGCAGATGCGCTCGAACGCCGTGCTGCTCGGCGGCCTGGCGGTGTCGTGCCTCGCGTTCTGGCTGTTCCGCGAGCGTACCGGCCTGCTCGCCAACGCGCTGGGCTGGCCGCTGCTGTCGTTCGGCTTCGGCCTGCTGGTGTTTGCCGGCGCGGACCGGCACAGCCTGATCGGCCGCTGGCGCGTGCCGGGCGCGGGCTGGCTGGCCGGGGTTTCCTACAGCCTCTATCTCAGCCACAAGATCGCCTTCCACCTGGTGCAGGTGACGTTCGGCGCCGCGTTGCAGGGGCAGCGCGCGCTCGCCTTCGCCACCTACGCGCTGGCCGTCTTGCTGCTGGGTGCGGCGCTGCATTACCTGGTCGAACGCCCGTTCCTGCGCCTGCGCGAACGCGGCAGGGCGCCGCACGTCGACAACCTGGGCCAGCCTGCGACTGCAGCTACTGACTGA
- a CDS encoding endonuclease/exonuclease/phosphatase family protein has translation MRLIHLLLAVAMLSIPFQPVAAQTLRVMTFNVRLPSPDDGVNRWEQRRDLMVRTIREQQPDVIGTQELYKLQGDYLVGKLTHYAWFGRGRRGDDGDEHMGVFYRTDRLKLVESGDYWLSDTPDKPGSISWGHPFPRMVTWAMFELKSSGQRFYYANTHFPYRDQDEPARTRAAQEILHRLEAVPANLPIVLTGDFNTAPASPAHALLTGLLQDAWLDGTSHSGPEATFHNFTGTPDRRIDWILYRGLHADTVRTVTTQQDGRYPSDHFPVVAELRWPQHDRAH, from the coding sequence ATGCGCCTCATCCACCTGCTGCTTGCCGTGGCCATGCTGTCCATCCCGTTCCAACCGGTCGCGGCGCAGACGCTGCGCGTGATGACCTTCAACGTGCGCCTGCCCAGCCCCGACGACGGCGTGAACCGCTGGGAGCAGCGACGCGACCTGATGGTGCGCACGATCCGCGAGCAGCAGCCCGACGTGATCGGCACGCAGGAGCTGTACAAGCTGCAGGGCGACTATCTCGTCGGCAAGCTGACGCACTACGCCTGGTTCGGGCGCGGCCGCCGCGGCGACGACGGCGACGAGCACATGGGCGTGTTCTACCGCACCGACCGGCTCAAGCTGGTGGAGTCCGGCGACTACTGGCTGTCCGACACGCCGGACAAGCCCGGCAGCATCAGCTGGGGGCATCCGTTCCCGCGCATGGTGACCTGGGCGATGTTCGAGCTGAAGTCCAGCGGCCAGCGCTTCTACTACGCCAACACGCACTTTCCCTACCGCGACCAGGACGAGCCGGCGCGCACCCGCGCGGCGCAGGAAATCCTTCATCGCCTCGAAGCCGTGCCGGCGAACCTGCCGATCGTGCTGACCGGCGACTTCAACACCGCGCCGGCCAGCCCCGCCCACGCGCTGCTCACCGGACTGCTCCAGGACGCCTGGCTGGACGGCACCAGCCACAGCGGGCCCGAAGCCACGTTCCACAACTTCACCGGCACGCCGGACCGGCGCATCGACTGGATCCTCTACCGCGGCCTGCACGCCGACACGGTGCGCACGGTCACCACGCAACAGGACGGCCGCTATCCGTCCGACCACTTCCCGGTGGTCGCCGAGCTGCGCTGGCCGCAGCACGATCGGGCGCACTGA
- a CDS encoding DUF4410 domain-containing protein yields the protein MKSRLMLPALLAMSCCACVTHIRPTATDNPPPQEALSAFQHFQLQPVLATTAEVREQDAAMAKIAANVQQKLGDTVTRWEHKGQGGRTLKIEPRVTELKFVGGGKRFFAGAMAGSSAVVMHVRLTDADTGKVIADPEFYQRAAAMGGAWSIGGTDNGMLVRISTVAQQYMQRNYASAVGGPTGLDGSEEE from the coding sequence ATGAAGTCTCGTCTGATGCTGCCGGCGCTGCTGGCCATGTCGTGCTGCGCCTGCGTCACCCATATCCGGCCAACCGCCACCGACAACCCGCCGCCGCAGGAAGCACTGTCGGCGTTCCAGCACTTCCAGCTGCAACCCGTGCTGGCCACGACCGCCGAGGTACGCGAACAGGATGCGGCGATGGCGAAGATCGCGGCCAACGTGCAGCAGAAGCTCGGCGACACCGTCACCCGCTGGGAGCACAAGGGCCAGGGAGGCCGCACACTGAAGATCGAACCGCGCGTCACCGAGTTGAAGTTCGTCGGCGGCGGCAAGCGTTTCTTCGCCGGCGCCATGGCCGGCAGCTCGGCCGTGGTCATGCACGTGCGCCTGACCGACGCGGACACCGGCAAGGTCATCGCCGACCCGGAGTTCTACCAGCGTGCCGCCGCCATGGGCGGCGCATGGAGCATCGGCGGCACCGACAACGGCATGCTGGTGCGCATCTCCACCGTGGCGCAGCAGTACATGCAGCGCAACTACGCCAGCGCGGTCGGCGGCCCGACCGGCCTGGACGGCAGCGAGGAGGAGTGA
- a CDS encoding trehalase family glycosidase, producing MKSLLRNILIALSFVFVTAVSAKQAPDPLKTRAYIDHAWTTLTRSMDDCSALRDPKVGTQPVLYLPANLPTPPDLAAVKKRCNVDVHVLPRAVGQLGDIAPTSLPRQGLLYLPHPYVVPGGFFNEMYGWDSYFIVLGLVADHREALARDMVENALFEVQYYGAVLNANRTYYLTRSQPPFLSSMIRAVLDDPDSFKSKAEAHAWLEQAYPLAVRDYSTWTRKEHQAGDTGLARYYDYGGAAPVLEMRDSSYLRGVIDWLIAHPSEDPGYLVKASEHPDAAEVARLKTASCDVEASKVCAGAWSKGYRLSADYYLGDRAMRESGFDTTFRMGPFGGSTHQYAPVDLNSLLYRYERDLHDFAVQLGNDADAKRWAGAADARRAAIDKYLWRADRGMYMDYDFVTGKPSGYDFVSTYYPLWAGAASKQQAKTLRGKLGIFERKGGLQMSDHASGAQWDAPFGWAPTNWLAAAGLDAYGFHDDARRIAREFTGTIDRSLADDGTIREKYNMASGNADVKISAGYKDNVIGFGWSNGVYLKMQSLLQEK from the coding sequence ATGAAATCACTGTTGCGAAATATCCTGATTGCCCTGTCGTTTGTCTTCGTCACCGCGGTGTCGGCGAAGCAGGCGCCCGATCCGCTGAAGACGCGGGCCTATATCGACCACGCGTGGACCACGCTGACGCGTTCGATGGACGACTGCTCGGCCCTGCGTGATCCCAAGGTGGGCACGCAGCCGGTGCTGTACCTGCCGGCGAACCTGCCGACGCCGCCGGACCTGGCCGCGGTGAAGAAACGCTGCAACGTCGACGTGCACGTGCTGCCCCGGGCGGTCGGCCAGCTTGGCGACATCGCGCCGACCTCGCTGCCGCGGCAGGGCCTGCTCTATCTGCCGCATCCGTACGTGGTGCCGGGCGGCTTCTTCAACGAGATGTACGGCTGGGACAGCTATTTCATCGTGCTCGGCCTGGTCGCCGACCATCGCGAGGCGCTGGCGCGCGACATGGTCGAGAACGCGCTGTTCGAGGTGCAGTACTACGGGGCGGTGCTCAACGCGAACCGCACCTATTACCTGACCCGTTCGCAGCCGCCGTTCCTGAGCTCGATGATCCGTGCCGTGCTGGACGACCCGGACAGTTTCAAGAGCAAGGCCGAGGCGCATGCGTGGCTCGAGCAGGCGTATCCGCTCGCCGTGCGCGACTACTCCACCTGGACGCGCAAGGAACACCAGGCCGGCGATACCGGCCTGGCGCGCTACTACGACTATGGCGGCGCGGCACCGGTGCTGGAGATGCGCGACAGCAGCTACCTGCGCGGCGTGATCGACTGGCTGATCGCGCACCCGTCGGAGGATCCCGGCTACCTGGTCAAGGCCTCCGAACATCCGGACGCGGCGGAAGTCGCGCGGCTCAAGACCGCCAGCTGCGACGTCGAGGCCTCGAAGGTCTGCGCCGGCGCCTGGTCGAAAGGCTATCGCCTGAGCGCCGACTACTACCTCGGCGATCGCGCGATGCGCGAATCGGGTTTCGACACCACCTTCCGCATGGGCCCGTTCGGCGGTTCCACCCATCAGTACGCGCCGGTCGATCTGAACAGCCTGCTGTACCGCTACGAGCGCGACCTGCACGATTTCGCCGTGCAGCTCGGCAACGATGCGGACGCCAAACGCTGGGCCGGCGCCGCCGACGCGCGGCGCGCGGCGATCGACAAATACCTGTGGCGCGCCGACAGGGGCATGTACATGGACTACGACTTCGTCACCGGCAAGCCATCGGGCTACGACTTCGTCTCCACCTACTATCCGCTGTGGGCCGGTGCCGCGTCGAAACAGCAGGCCAAGACACTGCGCGGCAAGCTCGGCATCTTCGAGCGCAAGGGCGGTCTGCAGATGAGCGACCACGCCAGCGGCGCGCAATGGGATGCGCCGTTCGGCTGGGCGCCGACCAACTGGCTGGCGGCGGCCGGCCTGGATGCCTACGGCTTCCACGACGACGCCCGCCGCATCGCGCGCGAGTTCACCGGCACCATCGACCGCAGCCTCGCCGACGACGGCACCATCCGCGAGAAATACAACATGGCCAGCGGCAATGCCGACGTGAAGATCAGCGCCGGCTACAAGGACAACGTGATCGGCTTCGGCTGGAGCAACGGCGTGTACCTGAAGATGCAGTCCCTGCTGCAGGAGAAGTAA
- a CDS encoding META and DUF4377 domain-containing protein, whose product MKNFLWLLPLVLAACMAAPESDTQAAVPTPAGDDLPTSTHTLTRYHWQLHDAVDAGNQRLDALFGKTDKPPLQLDFTTDQLSVHNACNAIGGSYKIVDGHLVIGSLRQTMMACTDATLMQRETTIKAVLRERPSLIVSTPGGTPLLTLAAASGQTLTFAGQPTAETRYGGPGETVFLEVAPQTVPCRHPLMPDKTCLQVRERHYDANGLRAGEPGPWQPLQQDIEGYVHEPGVRNVLRVKRYPLKRPPADAPSSAYVLDLVVESETVKTPGAKQR is encoded by the coding sequence ATGAAAAACTTCCTGTGGCTGCTCCCGCTCGTGCTGGCCGCCTGCATGGCGGCACCGGAGTCGGACACGCAAGCGGCCGTGCCCACGCCGGCCGGCGATGACCTGCCGACATCGACCCACACCCTCACGCGCTACCACTGGCAGCTGCACGACGCCGTCGACGCCGGCAACCAGCGCCTCGACGCGCTGTTCGGCAAGACGGACAAGCCGCCGCTGCAGCTCGACTTCACCACCGACCAGCTCAGCGTGCACAACGCCTGCAACGCGATCGGCGGCAGTTACAAGATCGTCGACGGCCACCTGGTCATCGGCTCGTTGCGGCAAACCATGATGGCCTGCACCGACGCCACCCTGATGCAGCGCGAAACCACCATCAAGGCCGTGCTGCGGGAGCGGCCCTCGCTGATCGTGTCGACGCCCGGCGGCACGCCGCTGCTCACCCTGGCGGCCGCCAGCGGCCAGACCTTGACGTTCGCCGGCCAACCCACCGCCGAGACGCGCTACGGCGGGCCCGGCGAGACGGTGTTCCTGGAAGTGGCGCCGCAGACGGTGCCCTGCCGGCATCCGCTGATGCCGGACAAGACTTGCCTGCAGGTGCGCGAACGCCACTACGACGCGAACGGCCTGCGCGCGGGCGAGCCCGGCCCGTGGCAGCCGCTGCAGCAGGACATCGAGGGCTACGTGCACGAGCCCGGCGTACGCAACGTGCTGCGCGTGAAGCGCTATCCGCTGAAGCGGCCGCCGGCCGACGCGCCGTCCAGCGCGTACGTGCTGGATCTGGTGGTCGAGAGCGAGACCGTCAAAACGCCGGGCGCGAAGCAGCGCTGA